Proteins from a single region of Trichomycterus rosablanca isolate fTriRos1 chromosome 16, fTriRos1.hap1, whole genome shotgun sequence:
- the si:dkey-175m17.6 gene encoding N-acetyllactosaminide beta-1,3-N-acetylglucosaminyltransferase 2, which yields MARCRCSGRALCLCLLPFLMMSHLLVYIMVTIFVAMSYSPEPQLPLHFIAPGASANSGALASHPLGPFWSLQLVKGSLWNRLQHLQDREHNPILRGNSTKGPTTDVTYMNEDGSSSLCTPDHSWASQLSDYNTMPEQMQDFVLSMHCRNYTLLMDQPDLCTGQDSETEAPLLLMAIKSQVGHFEERQAIRETWGKSGWIKGEEREQMWQVRTVFLLGRQDIMTGPHPDLGALLQMENNLSKDVLQWDFKDTFFNLTLKDILFWNWFSVRCPHAHFIFKGDDDVFVRPGALIDYLHEHLFSLQETKNKFKEKEDVLVGDVIANAYPRRHTATKYYIPESFYDGVYPTYAGGGGVVYSGSLARRLRVVSQWVRMFPIDDVYLGMCIQRLGVSPTHHSGFLTFDLPEADRDKPCAYRKVLLVHKRSPKEMLTLWGKLKSSLQGC from the coding sequence ATGGCACGATGCAGATGCAGTGGCAGGGCCTTGTGCCTCTGCCTACTTCCATTTCTGATGATGAGCCACCTCTTGGTGTATATCATGGTGACAATATTTGTTGCCATGTCCTACTCACCTGAACCCCAGCTGCCTCTTCATTTCATTGCCCCCGGAGCCTCAGCAAACTCTGGAGCTCTCGCATCCCATCCACTTGGCCCCTTCTGGAGCCTTCAGTTAGTGAAGGGATCTTTGTGGAACCGCCTTCAGCACCTCCAGGACAGAGAACACAATCCCATATTAAGAGGTAACAGCACAAAAGGTCCAACCACTGATGTTACTTACATGAATGAGGATGGTAGTTCTTCTTTATGCACGCCTGACCATTCCTGGGCATCTCAGCTTTCTGACTATAACACCATGCCGGAGCAGATGCAAGACTTTGTCCTTTCTATGCACTGCAGGAACTACACCCTACTGATGGACCAACCTGACTTATGCACTGGGCAGGACTCTGAGACAGAAGCACCTTTACTACTCATGGCAATAAAGTCTCAGGTAGGGCACTTTGAGGAAAGGCAGGCAATCAGGGAGACGTGGGGCAAGTCTGGTTGGATAAAGGGTGAAGAAAGGGAACAAATGTGGCAAGTCCGCACTGTTTTCTTACTGGGAAGGCAAGACATAATGACAGGTCCCCATCCGGACCTGGGAGCCCTTTTACAAATGGAAAACAACCTTTCTAAGGATGTCCTGCAGTGGGACTTTAAGGACACTTTTTTCAACCTTACCTTAAAGGATATTCTCTTTTGGAACTGGTTCTCAGTGCGCTGCCCACATGCTCACTTTATCTTTAAAGGTGATGATGATGTTTTTGTTAGGCCTGGAGCTCTCATAGACTACTTACATGAACATCTTTTTTCACTACAAGAGACAAAAAACAAATTCAAGGAAAAAGAGGATGTCCTTGTTGGAGATGTCATTGCTAACGCTTATCCTCGCCGCCACACAGCAACCAAATACTACATACCTGAGAGTTTTTATGATGGTGTGTACCCAACATATGCAGGTGGAGGTGGAGTTGTTTACTCTGGTTCACTGGCCAGGCGTCTGCGAGTGGTCTCGCAGTGGGTTCGTATGTTCCCCATTGATGATGTGTACTTAGGAATGTGTATTCAAAGACTGGGTGTATCCCCTACTCATCATTCTGGATTTTTGACATTTGATCTACCAGAGGCCGATAGGGATAAGCCATGTGCTTATCGAAAAGTACTACTGGTGCATAAGCGGAGCCCCAAAGAGATGCTTACTCTGTGGGGGAAGCTAAAGTCTTCACTGCAGGGGTGCTAG
- the si:dkey-175m17.7 gene encoding dual specificity protein phosphatase 10: MPPLPLDERIVVIQRPKSLALCVASPPATSQYSSRLTTRHEPPSRSPQTQRPPPRTHPPSNSLSLECRHRNSPLGQRAKGERSATTEDSSWIPSHCHSNGIVTLGPRPSKHTHTIDIKVSVDKGGVHLDKRQSIRESKAKQVPSHLISGQSDRVPRGKLYDTAENHQNKALYSNHYQNNLTVSPGGVLEFVPAHRQQSKHKWTEEELSKSRFTTASYRDVPSLGDKENSKLGTIHQPPKSYGLPRHHSSVQSAHASILNTHYQAAPNSFRAPSSFHPVTQTRSSRIKEPHSQILHSLPLSATSSPDGFPSPDHTCTIDFSHPFSCNCWRLICCTQGRGHSAGCQGGTGSPSTSISQKGSTAKKGDGAMGLKTLGGCISTASTTNTSSSNSTVSDCRTGILRPLGCSTCSGDDGSPAAFRKKLVGGCLPCSPFSASSPLRALQSCVSGCNPTASQTGSSTCSYCSSDPIVVTYNPHRGKPPGTGYSTGTMGGYQPDDDDYSVRTIWPDELAKKMTRSKSQPNHQSAGMRMGTGKPYMGHEANSSNGSNPVILDCRNLLEFTRSQLIDNAGRRRLQQGKMAVMDFMGSGRDYGQDSLKRLCNKDEDAGLDNDDGLDDMLPNSSFPHCLTPESSLPYSPLPSAPSTLIKPKPRGREWEGGHSLPSAQSLHLALNSFNREQNEENMRLRLSLPLSSSLPASLSDESVMTPDVENAVISPILPFLFLGNERDAQDLDLLLRLNISYVVNVTTHLPLYHLNTGLVRYKRLPATDNSKQNLRQYFEEVFEFIEEAHQSGRGVLVHCQAGVSRSATIVIAYLMKHTLMTMTDAYKYVRSRRPVVSPNLNFMGQLLEFERDLNSGVTPRILTPKLSGVETQV, from the exons ATGCCTCCTCTTCCCCTTGACGAGCGCATAGTGGTTATTCAAAGGCCCAAAAGCTTGGCCTTGTGTGTGGCTTCCCCGCCAGCCACCTCACAATATTCCTCCCGTCTTACCACTCGGCACGAGCCCCCATCTCGCTCACCGCAAACTCAGCGTCCTCCTCCCCGAACACATCCACCCTCCAACTCTCTGTCCCTGGAATGCAGACACAGGAACTCACCACTTGGGCAAAGAGCCAAGGGAGAGAGGAGTGCCACTACAGAGGACAGCAGTTGGATCCCTAGTCACTGTCACAGCAATGGGATTGTGACTCTGGGTCCCAGACCTTCCAAACATACACATACCATTGACATCAAAGTATCAGTGGACAAAGGAGGGGTACATTTAGACAAAAGGCAGAGCATCAGAGAGAGCAAAGCAAAACAGGTGCCTTCACATTTGATTTCAGGACAAAGTGATAGGGTACCCAGAGGGAAGTTATATGACACAGCTGAGAATCATCAGAACAAGGCCCTATATAGCAACCATTATCAAAACAACCTCACTGTGTCACCAGGTGGGGTCTTGGAATTTGTTCCAGCCCATAGACAACAATCCAAACATAAGTGGACAGAAGAGGAATTATCAAAGTCTCGCTTTACTACTGCCAGCTACAGGGACGTGCCTTCTCTGGGTGACAAAGAAAACTCCAAACTGGGAACGATTCACCAGCCTCCCAAATCCTATGGTCTCCCTCGTCACCACAGCTCTGTCCAATCGGCGCATGCCTCCATTCTGAACACACATTATCAGGCTGCCCCAAACTCCTTTCGGGCCCCATCATCCTTCCATCCGGTTACTCAAACCCGGTCCTCACGTATCAAAGAACCACATTCCCAAATCCTTCACAGCTTGCCCCTCTCTGCCACTTCTTCCCCTGACGGCTTCCCTAGCCCTGATCACACTTGCACTATTGACTTTTCTCACCCATTTAGCTGCAACTGTTGGAGACTAATTTGTTGCACACAAGGTAGAGGCCACTCAGCTGGCTGCCAAGGTGGCACTGGAAGTCCATCTACTTCGATTTCTCAAAAAGGAAGTACAGCCAAGAAAGGTGACGGTGCCATGGGATTAAAGACCTTAGGAGGGTGCATATCCACAGCTTCCACCACCAACACTTCCTCCTCCAACAGTACTGTTTCAGACTGCCGGACAGGGATCCTCAGGCCCCTGGGCTGTTCAACCTGTTCAGGAGATGATGGAAGTCCTGCAGCTTTTCGTAAGAAACTAGTTGGTGGTTGTTTACCTTGTTCCCCATTTTCCGCATCTTCCCCTTTGCGAGCATTGCAAAGTTGCGTCAGTGGATGCAACCCCACAGCAAGCCAGACTGGTAGTTCCACATGTAGTTACTGCAGCAGCGATCCTATAGTGGTGACTTATAACCCTCACAGAGGGAAGCCGCCTGGCACAGGCTACAGTACTGGTACCATGGGTGGGTACCAACCTGACGATGATGATTACAGTGTGCGCACAATTTGGCCTGATGAGCTTGCAAAGAAGATGACTCGCTCCAAAAGTCAGCCTAATCACCAAAGTGCAGGAATGAGGATGGGAACAGGAAAGCCTTATATGGGCCATGAGGCAAATAGTAGCAATGGATCAAATCCAGTCATTCTAGACTGCCGTAACCTTCTAGAGTTTACCCGCTCTCAGCTAATTGACAATGCAGGACGAAGAAGGCTCCAGCAGGGCAAGATGGCAGTTATGGACTTCATGGGATCAGGCAGAGACTATGGTCAAGACTCTCTGAAAAGACTCTGTAACAAGGATGAAGATGCTGGATTGGACAACGATGATGGTCTAGATGACATGCTTCCAAACTCCTCTTTTCCTCACTGTCTTACTCCTGAATCTTCATTACCCTACTCCCCTCTGCCCTCAGCTCCAAGCACCCTTATTAAGCCCAAACCAAGAGGAAGAGAGTGGGAAGGTGGACACTCTTTACCTTCTGCACAGTCACTTCACCTAGCCCTTAACTCATTCAACAGAGAGCAAAATGAGGAGAATATGAGAT TGCGCCTCTCCCTTCCACTCTCCTCCTCCCTCCCGGCATCTCTGTCGGATGAGAGTGTGATGACTCCAGATGTTGAGAATGCTGTGATCAGCCCCATTCTGCCTTTCCTTTTCTTGGGCAATGAGAGGGATGCTCAGGACCTGGATCTGCTGCTTAGACTGAACATCAGTTATGTGGTTAATGTCACCACCCACCTCCCCCTCTACCACCTTAACACTGGGCTGGTGCGCTACAAACGACTTCCTGCTACTGATAATAGCAAGCAGAACCTCCGGCAATATTTTGAGGAGGTCTTTGAGTTTATAG aGGAGGCTCATCAGAGTGGTCGAGGTGTGTTGGTGCACTGTCAGGCAGGAGTTTCCCGGTCAGCAACTATTGTTATTGCTTACTTAATGAAACACACCCTCATGACCATGACCGATGCCTATAAATATGTGCGCAGTCGCAGGCCAGTGGTTTCACCCAACCTCAACTTCATGGGTCAGCTACTGGAATTTGAAAGAGATCTCAACTCTGGTGTTACTCCTCGGATCTTAACCCCCAAACTGAGTGGCGTGGAGACACAGGTCTGA